Proteins from a single region of Desulfuromonas sp.:
- a CDS encoding mechanosensitive ion channel protein MscS, translating to MTYNHILYTTLLIIGGLLALYGVRWLLKKIEKKRHVAIEDDDYLHAVPTSSPVDEPLQDVQDTRTKSFNFRFSIIRHATTMFIVLVIVFAVSVPFLDKIPATLFSLLVAASGFVVGMASRPFIENLIAGIVITFSRHLRIGDTVEVDGNYGTIEDITPIYTIIKGWDWRRYVIPNSDMLSKEFISLTLGDNYRWCYIEFWVAPDTELGKVKSVAIEVARECPHFARHEEPSFWVMGMGKEGIRCWLAAWADSPGDAWMLASEMRTGLAEKLRVLKISPHRYQVDLSGVSEEVKQSINTASPGGQ from the coding sequence ATGACATACAATCATATTCTCTACACCACGCTCCTTATCATCGGCGGCCTGCTAGCTCTCTACGGTGTGCGCTGGCTCCTGAAGAAGATCGAAAAGAAACGTCATGTCGCCATCGAGGATGATGATTACCTGCACGCGGTGCCGACCAGCTCCCCGGTCGACGAACCCCTGCAGGACGTGCAGGATACCCGCACCAAAAGCTTCAACTTCCGCTTCAGTATCATCCGCCACGCAACGACAATGTTTATTGTCCTGGTGATTGTTTTTGCGGTCAGTGTTCCTTTTCTCGACAAGATTCCCGCCACCCTTTTCTCGCTGCTCGTTGCCGCTTCCGGTTTTGTTGTCGGAATGGCATCCCGGCCCTTCATTGAGAACCTGATTGCCGGCATTGTCATAACCTTTTCGCGCCATCTGCGCATCGGCGATACCGTTGAAGTTGACGGCAACTACGGAACCATTGAGGACATCACCCCGATCTATACCATCATCAAGGGATGGGACTGGCGCCGTTATGTCATCCCCAACTCCGATATGCTCTCCAAGGAATTCATCAGCCTGACCCTGGGCGACAACTATCGCTGGTGCTACATCGAGTTCTGGGTCGCACCGGACACCGAGCTCGGCAAAGTCAAAAGTGTCGCGATCGAGGTTGCGCGCGAGTGCCCGCACTTTGCCCGACATGAGGAACCGAGTTTCTGGGTTATGGGTATGGGGAAAGAAGGTATCCGCTGCTGGCTTGCGGCCTGGGCCGATTCACCCGGTGATGCCTGGATGCTGGCGAGCGAAATGCGCACCGGTCTGGCCGAAAAGCTCCGGGTTCTCAAGATCTCACCGCACCGCTATCAGGTCGATTTATCCGGGGTTTCAGAAGAAGTGAAGCAATCGATAAATACCGCCAGTCCTGGCGGGCAATAA
- a CDS encoding hemerythrin, whose translation MQWIERLETGFADIDSQHRELFNKFGAFLDAHEKGERKEVVFELFTYLKRYVQEHFQTEEKYMKEYHYPKMAEHVEEHHKLIATVKDFELRYSEEGFSDSLTEDIRKVLTDWLLDHIVKTDMELGFYLKSD comes from the coding sequence ATGCAATGGATCGAACGTTTGGAGACCGGTTTTGCCGATATTGACAGTCAGCATCGGGAGCTTTTCAACAAGTTTGGCGCTTTTTTGGATGCGCATGAAAAAGGAGAAAGAAAAGAGGTCGTTTTTGAGCTGTTTACATACCTCAAGCGCTATGTTCAGGAGCATTTCCAGACTGAAGAAAAGTATATGAAAGAATACCATTATCCGAAAATGGCGGAGCATGTTGAAGAGCACCACAAGCTCATCGCCACGGTAAAAGATTTTGAACTCCGCTACAGCGAGGAAGGCTTCAGCGACAGTTTAACCGAAGATATCAGGAAAGTGCTGACCGACTGGTTGCTTGACCATATTGTGAAAACGGATATGGAGCTCGGTTTTTACCTGAAGAGCGATTGA